Proteins encoded by one window of Nocardia goodfellowii:
- a CDS encoding glutamine synthetase family protein — translation MRSGMLGLAELRVRVESGDIDTVLVAMTDMQGRLQGKRCAAQYFLDEVIGHATEACNYLLAVDVEMTTVDGYAMSSWDTGYGDFVLRPDLSTLRLLPWWPGTALVLCDVEQVHPSGTPVSVSPRQVLRAQLDRLAEHGLKAYVGTELEFLVFDDTYESAWNSGYRALTPANQYNVDYSMLGTARVEPLLRRIRKEMAGAGLYVESAKGECNPGQHEIAFRYDEALVTCDNHSIYKTGAKEIAAQEGRSLTFMAKYDEREGNSCHIHLSLRTAGGDPVFADGTDAEMSTLMRHFLAGQLDCLREFTYFLAPNINSYKRFVAGSFAPTALAWGRDNRTCALRVVGAGQSLRMENRIPGGDVNPYLAVAATIAAGLHGIERRLPLEPEFHGNAYRSQRPRVPSTLREAARLFGESKLARTAFGDDVVDHYRNAARVELDAYDAAVTDWERIRGFERL, via the coding sequence ATGCGATCGGGGATGCTGGGGCTGGCGGAGTTGCGGGTGCGGGTGGAGTCGGGAGACATCGACACCGTGCTGGTCGCGATGACCGACATGCAGGGCCGATTGCAGGGAAAGCGGTGTGCGGCACAGTATTTCCTGGACGAGGTGATCGGGCACGCCACCGAGGCCTGTAATTACCTGCTGGCGGTGGACGTGGAGATGACCACCGTCGACGGCTACGCCATGTCCTCCTGGGACACCGGCTACGGCGATTTCGTGTTGCGCCCCGACCTGAGCACTCTGCGGCTGCTGCCGTGGTGGCCCGGCACCGCGCTGGTGCTCTGCGATGTCGAGCAGGTGCACCCGAGCGGGACGCCGGTGTCGGTCTCTCCGCGCCAGGTACTGCGGGCACAGTTGGATCGGCTGGCCGAGCACGGCCTGAAGGCCTATGTGGGGACCGAACTGGAATTCCTGGTGTTCGACGACACCTACGAATCCGCCTGGAACAGCGGCTATCGCGCCCTGACGCCCGCCAATCAGTACAACGTCGACTACTCCATGCTGGGGACCGCCCGGGTCGAACCGCTGCTGCGCCGCATCCGCAAGGAGATGGCCGGGGCCGGTTTGTATGTCGAGTCGGCCAAGGGCGAGTGCAATCCCGGCCAGCACGAGATCGCCTTCCGCTACGACGAAGCCCTGGTCACCTGTGACAATCACAGCATCTACAAGACCGGGGCGAAGGAGATCGCCGCGCAGGAGGGGCGCAGCCTCACTTTCATGGCGAAATACGATGAGCGCGAAGGTAATTCCTGCCATATCCATCTGAGTCTGCGCACCGCGGGCGGCGATCCGGTGTTCGCCGACGGCACGGACGCGGAAATGTCCACGCTGATGCGGCACTTCTTGGCCGGGCAACTGGACTGCCTGCGTGAGTTCACCTACTTCCTGGCTCCGAACATCAACTCCTACAAGCGATTCGTCGCGGGCAGCTTCGCGCCGACCGCACTCGCGTGGGGCCGGGACAATCGCACCTGCGCGCTGCGCGTGGTGGGCGCGGGACAATCGCTGCGCATGGAGAACCGAATACCCGGCGGGGACGTGAATCCCTATCTGGCGGTGGCCGCGACCATCGCCGCCGGTCTGCACGGCATCGAACGCCGGTTGCCGCTGGAGCCGGAATTCCACGGCAACGCCTACCGCTCACAGCGGCCCCGGGTGCCGAGCACGCTGCGCGAAGCGGCGCGGTTGTTCGGGGAGAGCAAGCTCGCGCGCACCGCTTTCGGCGATGATGTGGTGGACCACTACCGAAACGCGGCGCGAGTCGAGCTGGATGCCTACGACGCCGCTGTCACCGACTGGGAGCGCATCCGTGGGTTCGAACGGCTCTGA
- a CDS encoding gamma-glutamyl-gamma-aminobutyrate hydrolase family protein gives MGSNGSDPVAGRGSARPLIGLPTYRERARFGTWDTESAVLPIGYPAMVERAGGIPVLLPPTGVARPELVHRLDGLVLTGGADIDPARYGRPLEQALGYTRPDRDASEFELFTLARAAGLPVLAVCRGLQLVNVALGGTLIQHLPDVVGHDEHSGGPGSFTVLRVLTTPGSRLAALIGPEVKAHCHHHQAIEQLAPGLSATAHTADGTIEAIEAPGDPFLLGVQWHPEADTADDRLMRALVDAAAASRNRD, from the coding sequence GTGGGTTCGAACGGCTCTGATCCGGTCGCCGGGCGCGGCTCGGCGCGTCCGCTCATCGGCCTGCCCACCTACCGCGAGCGGGCGCGGTTCGGCACCTGGGACACCGAAAGCGCCGTTCTGCCCATCGGTTACCCCGCCATGGTGGAGCGCGCGGGCGGCATCCCCGTGCTGTTGCCACCCACCGGAGTGGCCCGGCCGGAGTTGGTGCACCGGCTCGACGGCCTGGTTCTGACCGGCGGCGCCGACATCGACCCGGCCCGCTACGGGCGGCCACTGGAACAAGCTCTCGGCTACACCCGGCCCGATCGGGACGCGTCGGAATTCGAGCTGTTCACTCTCGCGCGGGCGGCGGGTCTGCCGGTTCTGGCGGTGTGCCGTGGGCTACAGCTGGTCAATGTGGCGCTGGGTGGCACGCTGATTCAGCACCTGCCCGATGTGGTGGGCCACGACGAGCACTCCGGCGGCCCCGGCTCGTTCACCGTGCTGCGCGTGCTGACCACGCCGGGCAGCCGTCTGGCCGCGCTGATCGGGCCCGAGGTGAAGGCGCACTGCCATCACCACCAGGCGATCGAGCAGCTGGCCCCCGGGCTGTCCGCCACGGCGCACACCGCCGACGGCACCATAGAAGCCATCGAGGCTCCCGGTGATCCGTTCTTGCTCGGTGTGCAGTGGCACCCGGAGGCCGACACCGCCGACGACCGGCTGATGCGCGCGCTGGTCGACGCGGCGGCCGCGAGCCGGAATCGCGACTGA